Proteins encoded by one window of Salmonirosea aquatica:
- a CDS encoding fasciclin domain-containing protein, which translates to MKKVRSIGPFLTKLMVTGILLSAGWACKDDDPVNPKTITDVVFDSPDFTILGTAIRYAGMSDALKTQDLTFFAPNDAAFKASGFADAAAITARPAAEIREILKYHIIGTALTVDQLEAQGTPSYQNLAMKPTYITRNSGGVLINGVRITTPNMKADNGIIHVVERLLMPPTKSLLEIIQSNSDLTFLLAAATRAAQTNPTLGNALSSPLSTYTLLAPSNAAFMAAGFTSTASFNAADPTTLANILLYHVLPGRIFSNNFTSGTLTTVSTKTIKVDVNNGVKITGNKNTAPATLTQTNLLATNGVIHIIDRVLMP; encoded by the coding sequence ATGAAAAAAGTGCGTAGTATTGGTCCATTCCTGACCAAGCTAATGGTGACAGGAATCCTGCTAAGCGCAGGATGGGCGTGTAAGGACGATGATCCCGTCAATCCCAAGACGATTACGGATGTGGTGTTCGATAGTCCCGATTTCACTATCCTGGGTACCGCTATTCGGTACGCCGGGATGAGCGATGCGCTCAAGACGCAGGATTTGACATTCTTTGCTCCCAACGATGCGGCTTTTAAAGCGTCGGGCTTTGCCGATGCGGCGGCCATTACGGCGCGGCCTGCCGCCGAAATACGCGAAATTCTCAAATACCACATCATCGGTACCGCCCTGACGGTGGATCAGCTGGAAGCTCAAGGTACCCCCTCCTACCAGAATCTGGCGATGAAGCCTACCTATATCACGCGCAACTCGGGCGGTGTTTTGATCAACGGAGTGCGCATCACGACACCCAACATGAAGGCCGACAATGGCATTATCCATGTGGTGGAGCGGCTACTGATGCCTCCTACAAAATCTCTGTTGGAAATTATTCAGAGCAATAGCGATCTTACTTTTTTGCTGGCGGCGGCTACCCGGGCCGCGCAGACCAACCCAACCCTTGGTAACGCGCTGTCCTCGCCCCTGAGTACCTACACGCTGCTGGCTCCTTCCAATGCGGCGTTTATGGCGGCGGGCTTCACTTCGACGGCTTCGTTCAACGCCGCCGATCCGACTACGCTGGCGAATATTCTGCTGTACCACGTGCTGCCGGGACGGATTTTCTCCAACAATTTTACCAGTGGTACCCTGACGACCGTATCCACCAAGACTATCAAAGTGGATGTGAACAACGGGGTCAAAATCACCGGCAACAAAAACACGGCCCCCGCTACGCTCACCCAAACCAACCTGCTGGCGACCAACGGCGTGATTCATATCATTGACCGGGTACTGATGCCGTAA
- a CDS encoding nucleoside-diphosphate kinase, which produces MSGNRTFTMIKPDAVAENHTGAIIKMIEEAGFSIVALKKTLLTPERAGEFYTVHKERPFYADLCKYMSSGAIVPMILEKDNAVADFRTLIGATNPANADEGTIRKLFAKSIEANAIHGSDSDENATIEGNFFFSGTEQF; this is translated from the coding sequence ATGTCAGGGAACAGAACTTTTACGATGATTAAGCCCGATGCCGTAGCCGAAAACCATACGGGGGCGATCATCAAAATGATTGAAGAAGCGGGTTTCAGTATTGTGGCTTTGAAGAAGACTTTATTGACTCCCGAACGGGCCGGCGAGTTCTACACAGTACACAAGGAACGGCCCTTTTATGCCGACCTTTGCAAGTACATGTCGTCGGGTGCCATTGTACCCATGATCCTGGAAAAAGACAATGCCGTAGCTGATTTCCGGACGCTGATCGGTGCCACCAACCCGGCCAATGCCGACGAGGGAACGATTCGTAAGCTATTTGCCAAGTCCATTGAGGCCAATGCCATCCACGGCTCCGACTCTGATGAAAACGCCACGATCGAAGGGAATTTCTTCTTTTCGGGTACCGAGCAGTTTTAG
- a CDS encoding DHH family phosphoesterase, which yields MNQPFDALRAVLASPQKVVITMHRDPDADAMGSSLGWALYLEKKGHQVSVISPTDIASNLHWLPTADRVLVFEGTNAKARECREVIQEATLVCCLDFSAISRLKELGRWVNESTATKLLVDHHIEPEPFADIMLWDTGAAATAQLIFETIRYLDGTAILDVPMAECLYAGIMTDTGSFRHGNTTPEVHLAVAELMRTGLEINKVHRMIFDNSPLLRMKLLGHVLSNRLQVLPEYRTSYMTLTAAELEKYKSGTGDTDGIVNYGLQIEDVVMTALFIERKGEVKISFRSFGDFSVRDLASAHFNGGGHRNASGGRTTLSLQETVDQFLKFLPFYKAQLLSVEK from the coding sequence GTGAATCAACCTTTTGACGCACTACGCGCTGTATTAGCTTCTCCCCAAAAAGTCGTAATCACGATGCACCGCGACCCTGATGCTGACGCCATGGGGTCTTCACTGGGCTGGGCGTTGTATCTGGAAAAGAAAGGGCACCAGGTGAGCGTCATCAGCCCCACCGACATCGCTTCCAACCTACACTGGTTGCCCACGGCCGACCGCGTGCTGGTGTTCGAAGGTACCAACGCCAAAGCCCGCGAATGCCGGGAAGTGATTCAGGAAGCCACATTGGTGTGTTGCCTTGATTTTTCGGCTATTTCCCGTCTGAAGGAATTGGGACGCTGGGTCAATGAGTCCACGGCTACCAAATTGCTGGTGGACCACCATATCGAACCCGAACCGTTCGCCGATATTATGCTATGGGATACGGGTGCGGCCGCCACGGCGCAGTTGATTTTTGAAACCATCCGATACCTTGACGGCACAGCAATACTCGACGTCCCAATGGCCGAGTGCCTGTACGCAGGCATTATGACCGACACAGGTTCGTTCCGGCACGGAAATACCACTCCTGAGGTACATCTGGCGGTTGCCGAACTCATGCGGACTGGTCTGGAGATCAATAAAGTGCACCGGATGATTTTTGATAACTCGCCCCTGCTGCGCATGAAGCTGCTAGGCCATGTGCTGAGCAATCGCCTACAGGTACTTCCTGAGTACCGGACGTCCTACATGACTCTGACCGCCGCCGAATTGGAAAAGTACAAATCGGGCACGGGTGATACCGACGGTATCGTGAACTACGGCTTACAGATAGAAGACGTGGTGATGACGGCCCTATTTATCGAACGGAAAGGGGAAGTCAAGATCTCGTTCCGATCATTTGGGGATTTTTCGGTGCGGGACCTGGCGAGTGCGCATTTCAATGGTGGCGGCCACCGCAATGCCTCCGGGGGACGCACGACGCTTTCTTTGCAGGAAACGGTGGATCAGTTTCTGAAATTTCTGCCTTTTTACAAAGCCCAGCTCCTGAGCGTGGAGAAATGA
- a CDS encoding alpha/beta fold hydrolase, with the protein MKGKKRIWLRWVLGILIIALIGSWWMAQRVDFRTSDSELTALFTAKSMPIKIHRYKVEKRTVRFVEFGQDSLPVTILVHGAPSSLSFFSSLYSDTSVTNHTMLVGVDRPGYGYSDFGQSVISVKKQAHFLQPLIDHYARQGRKVVLAASSYGGSVVAKLAMDNPDVVSGILFISSSLAPGQEYTYPISYVIDSPWFGWFFPTILRVANDEKLHHQKALEDIQDGWERIRSRIIMLHGNADQLIYFSNAEYAQKHLINAASFTLIPVEGIGHTLMWDRPELIRKSLLELIRKPKLEHLAGK; encoded by the coding sequence ATGAAAGGTAAAAAGAGGATTTGGTTGCGGTGGGTGCTGGGCATCCTGATTATTGCGTTGATAGGTTCCTGGTGGATGGCGCAGCGGGTCGATTTTCGCACCAGCGACAGCGAATTGACGGCGCTTTTTACCGCCAAATCCATGCCGATCAAAATTCATCGCTACAAAGTCGAGAAACGCACGGTACGATTCGTAGAGTTCGGACAGGACAGTCTGCCGGTCACGATCCTGGTGCACGGCGCTCCGAGTTCATTGAGCTTCTTCAGTTCGCTTTACTCCGATACCTCAGTTACTAACCATACTATGCTCGTGGGCGTGGATCGCCCCGGTTACGGCTATTCTGATTTTGGTCAGTCTGTGATTTCCGTCAAAAAACAGGCGCATTTTCTCCAGCCTCTTATCGATCACTATGCCCGGCAAGGCCGCAAGGTAGTGCTGGCGGCTTCTTCGTACGGAGGCTCGGTGGTAGCCAAGCTGGCAATGGACAATCCCGATGTAGTGTCGGGCATTCTTTTCATTTCGTCGTCTCTGGCCCCCGGCCAGGAATATACGTACCCCATTAGCTATGTCATCGACTCCCCTTGGTTTGGCTGGTTTTTCCCGACTATTCTGCGGGTAGCTAACGATGAGAAGCTACATCACCAAAAAGCGTTGGAAGATATTCAGGACGGCTGGGAGCGCATTCGGTCACGAATCATTATGCTGCACGGCAATGCCGATCAGCTTATTTATTTTTCCAATGCCGAATATGCCCAGAAGCATTTGATCAACGCCGCCTCGTTTACGCTGATTCCGGTAGAAGGAATAGGCCATACACTTATGTGGGATCGCCCGGAGCTGATTCGGAAAAGTCTGCTGGAATTGATCAGAAAACCAAAACTAGAGCACCTGGCCGGGAAGTAA
- a CDS encoding FKBP-type peptidyl-prolyl cis-trans isomerase, translating into MNAANRYGWLVAIGVLLGASLTACKEASDPIGDEKRIQNDEEIKAYLSTNDISAQRTPEGLYYKVVSKGTSTQKPVIGDEVRVTYIARRLDGVLVDSSEISLNKPVRAVYGISKIPFLSDQAMSLLFEKPLLTEGDSAILFLPSYLSYGATGTLLFPAYTPVRLEMKVVSIRTEAEQIDDFVKDHSILITETTENGLRFGKTLSRPDSAEIKDGSVLQVKYTGRLMDYTVFDSGTLSVTVGSTSLVTGFTQGLLKMRAGEKANLLFPSTLGYGTQGSSPSIGPFAPLYFEVEIVSKTK; encoded by the coding sequence ATGAACGCAGCAAATAGATACGGTTGGCTTGTGGCGATTGGCGTTCTCCTGGGTGCTTCTCTAACGGCCTGTAAGGAGGCTTCGGATCCGATCGGTGATGAGAAGAGAATCCAGAACGATGAGGAAATCAAGGCTTATCTATCCACGAATGACATTTCGGCCCAACGTACTCCCGAAGGCCTGTACTACAAGGTAGTTTCGAAAGGTACCAGTACCCAAAAACCCGTCATCGGTGATGAGGTTCGGGTTACGTATATAGCGCGGCGCCTGGATGGTGTGCTGGTGGATAGTAGCGAAATAAGCCTCAACAAGCCCGTTCGGGCCGTTTATGGCATCAGTAAGATTCCGTTTTTGTCCGATCAGGCGATGAGTCTCCTCTTTGAGAAACCCCTACTTACCGAGGGCGATTCGGCTATTCTGTTTTTGCCTTCGTATCTTAGTTATGGAGCCACAGGTACTCTGCTGTTTCCAGCTTATACCCCTGTACGGCTCGAAATGAAGGTAGTGTCTATCCGCACTGAAGCGGAGCAGATAGACGATTTTGTGAAAGACCATTCCATTCTGATCACCGAAACTACCGAGAACGGACTGCGATTTGGCAAAACCCTGTCGCGGCCTGATTCCGCCGAAATTAAAGATGGCAGCGTGTTGCAGGTGAAATATACGGGGCGTCTAATGGATTACACGGTTTTTGACTCGGGTACCCTGAGCGTCACCGTCGGAAGCACCAGTCTGGTAACGGGCTTTACGCAGGGTCTGCTGAAGATGCGGGCGGGCGAAAAAGCCAACTTACTTTTTCCATCCACTCTGGGCTATGGTACCCAGGGAAGTAGCCCTTCCATTGGCCCATTTGCCCCCTTGTACTTCGAGGTAGAGATTGTGTCCAAGACCAAGTAA
- a CDS encoding ligand-binding sensor domain-containing protein, which translates to MTTLLCGYVRRIGLVGCCLLGIRLLGQPMQIQHLTVKDGLSQSSPYHMLTDSRGFLWLGTQDGVNRYDGHRFRVYKPDVRNPHSLRGVNVAGIVEDKEGNIWVGTEQGLNRYDRATDRFSLIRTSSRKRRASPFYATDREIWFSSEGEGLLVYNFKTRKLRRVGKYAYINRNFDFVDWTTCTPAGDIWMLYPKGIVRFSIKEQTYHQYFTNTPQNEYGEPCNVYSLAVDKEGIAWLGSDRGLIRFDYRQKQHQLFDWTSGSRTLGVVFSLAEDYLGQIWIGTQRNGLWIFDKKRHTFREVHYHDNSPESFENYEFYRVYVDNSGIIWANSDPDGLVKIVPNASMFGYFGQSNPIHPARNLSDLSIRCMAEDAQGRLWLGTEGGLDVFDRQKELVEERYFTNEDNILKYIFRDSKQQMWVGTFGGIMRFDAATKKFQTFLYNHDPDTRLYTRNILELPDHTLLVGTSLGMWVFDPDRRTFSRVPYHTDQNIYATFLDRQGTLWLGSYFDRLYGYRLHGKRWQKTFEGFKDYNINAIREDTTRGRLWIATEKGLLAFDRTARTYRLYDERDGLANSYMYGVTVAPDGNVFMSTNHGISSLDTKTGHIRNFDLTDGLQGYEFNGNAFFQASSGECFFGGVKGLNYFYPRQFRTLSYQPRIHFFNFKVNEEPYQSSRNVDEMDYVTLPQSQNTFSLEFASIDFYSNGKNSYKYLLQGQDHDWVQAGDRTYVRYANLAPGRYVFKVKSANRDGVWNDTERVLNLTITPPFWRTWWFSALYLIVIVAGTFAMAQGRLRSINRRQKLRLKIALDAQEQERKNIAQDLHDEVGSRLATLKLYVSSLTRYLKESAEADRLKKEVLDIIHISLVDIRRLLRELSPRTLEQYGYAAAVEELVDRINATDQVHVTFECRKLSDQLSKALETGLYRITQELLNNTLKHANATEITISVVPSGQMLSFFYSDNGQGFSYTKAAKGLGIQNIESRVSVLGGKIEWFSKPGAGLEVTLDLPTDS; encoded by the coding sequence ATGACAACCCTCCTTTGTGGCTATGTGCGGCGTATTGGGCTGGTTGGATGCTGTTTGTTGGGGATAAGGCTGTTGGGCCAACCCATGCAGATCCAGCATCTGACGGTAAAGGACGGACTGTCTCAAAGCTCACCCTACCACATGCTCACCGATTCGCGGGGCTTTCTGTGGCTAGGCACGCAGGATGGGGTAAACCGCTACGACGGCCACCGCTTCCGGGTATACAAGCCCGATGTCCGCAATCCCCATTCGCTCCGGGGCGTCAACGTGGCCGGTATTGTGGAAGATAAGGAGGGGAATATCTGGGTGGGTACCGAACAGGGATTGAATCGCTACGACCGGGCCACCGATCGTTTCTCCCTGATCCGTACTTCTTCACGCAAACGCCGGGCATCGCCTTTTTATGCTACCGACCGCGAAATCTGGTTCTCATCGGAGGGGGAGGGCTTGCTGGTGTATAATTTTAAAACCCGGAAATTGCGGCGGGTGGGCAAGTACGCCTACATCAACCGCAACTTCGATTTTGTGGACTGGACGACTTGTACCCCGGCCGGGGATATCTGGATGCTGTACCCGAAAGGGATTGTCCGCTTCTCGATAAAAGAGCAAACCTACCACCAGTACTTTACCAACACACCTCAGAACGAATACGGTGAACCCTGCAATGTATATTCATTAGCGGTGGATAAGGAGGGGATTGCCTGGCTGGGCAGCGATCGGGGGCTGATCCGGTTCGACTACCGGCAGAAGCAACACCAGCTTTTTGATTGGACGTCCGGCAGCCGCACATTAGGTGTGGTGTTCAGTTTGGCGGAAGATTACCTCGGGCAGATCTGGATCGGTACCCAACGCAACGGGTTGTGGATTTTTGACAAAAAGCGGCACACGTTCCGGGAGGTACACTACCACGACAATTCTCCCGAAAGCTTCGAGAACTACGAGTTCTACCGCGTATACGTCGATAATTCGGGAATCATATGGGCCAATTCCGATCCCGACGGGCTGGTGAAGATCGTTCCCAATGCTTCGATGTTCGGATACTTTGGCCAGTCCAACCCAATCCATCCCGCCCGCAATCTGAGCGACCTTTCTATCCGCTGCATGGCCGAGGATGCCCAGGGGCGACTCTGGCTGGGTACCGAGGGAGGATTGGACGTATTTGACCGGCAGAAAGAACTCGTGGAAGAACGGTATTTTACCAACGAGGACAATATTCTGAAATACATCTTCCGCGACAGTAAGCAGCAGATGTGGGTGGGTACCTTTGGCGGTATTATGCGGTTCGATGCTGCCACCAAAAAATTCCAGACTTTCCTCTACAACCATGACCCCGACACGCGCCTCTATACCCGCAACATCCTTGAACTCCCCGATCACACTCTGCTGGTAGGTACGTCGCTGGGTATGTGGGTGTTCGATCCCGACCGGCGCACGTTTAGCCGGGTACCTTACCATACCGATCAGAATATTTATGCCACTTTCCTGGACAGACAGGGTACCCTGTGGCTGGGCTCGTACTTCGACCGCCTGTATGGCTACCGATTGCATGGGAAGCGCTGGCAAAAGACATTTGAAGGGTTCAAGGATTATAATATCAACGCCATCCGCGAAGATACCACGCGCGGTCGGCTTTGGATTGCCACAGAAAAAGGACTTCTGGCTTTCGACCGTACTGCGCGTACCTACCGCCTGTACGACGAGCGGGACGGACTGGCCAATTCGTACATGTACGGGGTCACCGTTGCTCCGGATGGCAATGTGTTCATGAGTACCAACCACGGCATTTCCAGCTTGGATACCAAAACGGGCCACATCCGTAATTTTGACCTTACGGATGGGCTGCAGGGCTATGAATTCAATGGAAACGCATTTTTTCAGGCATCATCGGGTGAGTGTTTTTTCGGCGGTGTAAAAGGCCTGAACTATTTTTATCCGCGCCAGTTCCGAACGCTCTCCTACCAGCCCCGGATCCATTTTTTTAACTTCAAAGTCAACGAAGAGCCGTACCAGTCGAGCCGCAATGTGGACGAAATGGACTACGTGACGCTGCCGCAAAGCCAGAATACGTTTTCGCTGGAATTCGCCTCCATTGATTTTTACAGCAATGGCAAGAATTCCTACAAGTACCTCCTTCAGGGTCAGGATCATGACTGGGTACAGGCCGGTGACCGCACTTACGTACGGTATGCCAACCTGGCGCCGGGTCGGTATGTGTTCAAGGTGAAATCGGCTAATCGGGACGGCGTGTGGAACGATACGGAGCGGGTGCTCAACCTGACTATAACTCCGCCTTTCTGGCGTACCTGGTGGTTTTCGGCTTTGTACCTGATCGTTATTGTGGCAGGTACCTTCGCGATGGCGCAGGGGCGTTTGAGAAGTATTAACCGGCGACAGAAACTGCGCCTGAAAATTGCGCTGGATGCGCAGGAACAGGAACGCAAAAACATCGCCCAGGATCTGCACGACGAGGTGGGCTCACGACTAGCTACCCTGAAACTGTACGTGTCGTCCCTGACGCGCTACCTGAAGGAGAGCGCCGAAGCCGACCGGTTAAAGAAGGAAGTGCTCGACATTATCCACATTTCGCTGGTGGATATCCGCCGCCTGCTGCGAGAACTCAGTCCCCGAACCCTGGAGCAGTATGGCTATGCGGCGGCCGTCGAAGAACTCGTGGACCGGATTAACGCCACGGACCAGGTACACGTGACATTTGAATGCCGGAAGCTTTCGGACCAACTTTCCAAAGCGCTGGAAACAGGTCTGTATCGAATTACGCAGGAATTGCTCAATAATACGCTCAAGCACGCCAACGCTACGGAAATTACTATCTCAGTGGTTCCATCGGGCCAGATGCTGTCGTTCTTTTATTCCGACAATGGCCAGGGCTTTTCTTACACCAAGGCCGCCAAAGGGCTGGGGATTCAGAACATCGAATCCAGGGTTTCGGTGCTGGGTGGAAAAATAGAATGGTTCTCGAAGCCGGGCGCAGGACTGGAGGTGACTCTTGATCTGCCGACTGACAGCTAG
- a CDS encoding 3-keto-disaccharide hydrolase → MVRPVNSPEVPSAKKAIKLFNGKNLNGWDIKGTEKWYVDNGDLVCESGPDKAYGYLATEKFYKNFDLTLEFKQESNGNSGVFFRSTFEGTKVSGWQVEVAPPNHDSGGVYESYGRGWLKQIPDAEEGYLKMGEWNTMRIRVEGGHVQTWLNGHAMVDFEDDKIAAGEGAIALQIHDGGGIKVRWRKIMLTEL, encoded by the coding sequence ATGGTTCGGCCGGTGAATTCGCCCGAGGTACCCTCGGCCAAGAAAGCCATCAAACTATTCAATGGTAAAAACCTGAATGGCTGGGATATCAAGGGTACCGAAAAATGGTACGTCGACAACGGCGACTTGGTGTGTGAGAGCGGTCCCGACAAAGCGTATGGGTACCTAGCCACCGAAAAATTTTACAAAAACTTCGACCTGACGCTGGAATTCAAGCAGGAATCCAACGGCAACAGCGGGGTTTTCTTCCGCTCGACCTTTGAAGGTACCAAAGTAAGCGGCTGGCAGGTGGAAGTGGCTCCCCCCAATCACGATTCAGGTGGCGTGTATGAGTCGTACGGACGCGGCTGGCTCAAGCAGATTCCCGACGCCGAGGAGGGGTACCTCAAAATGGGCGAATGGAATACGATGCGCATCCGGGTCGAGGGCGGCCACGTACAGACTTGGCTCAATGGCCACGCGATGGTCGATTTTGAGGACGACAAAATTGCGGCGGGCGAAGGAGCCATCGCTTTGCAGATCCACGATGGCGGTGGCATCAAGGTACGCTGGCGCAAAATCATGCTGACGGAATTGTAG
- a CDS encoding FKBP-type peptidyl-prolyl cis-trans isomerase, with translation MNLKTIGFVLGICILAASCNQHRVQVTENGLKYQFHEQNEDARKAKMGDIMSFHLVLKNSEDSVLRDTYKENMPVKLVLQQPPFKGSFEEGLAMLAKGDSATFFVSADTLFAKMMQPMPPMVKKGTDLAFTVKVLNIQTSEEFQKDQAEQGAAQKGIDAKTIDKYIADNSLQGKAQKTDSGLAYVVLSPGSGPTPKQGDVVKVHYTGKLLDGKVFDSSINNPQTQGQPIDFRVGVGMVIPGWEEGIMSMKKGEKRMLIIPSGLAYGTEGSGPIPPNSVLLFDVELIDFSTPAPGDNSGMPQQPGGLQ, from the coding sequence ATGAATCTTAAAACAATCGGCTTTGTGCTGGGCATCTGCATCCTGGCCGCCTCCTGCAATCAGCATCGGGTACAGGTAACAGAGAATGGACTAAAATACCAGTTTCATGAGCAAAACGAAGATGCACGCAAAGCCAAAATGGGCGACATTATGTCGTTTCACTTGGTCCTTAAAAACAGCGAGGACTCCGTGCTGCGCGATACCTATAAAGAAAATATGCCCGTGAAGCTGGTACTTCAGCAGCCTCCTTTCAAAGGTAGCTTTGAAGAAGGGCTGGCCATGCTGGCCAAAGGCGACAGTGCTACCTTTTTTGTGAGCGCTGACACGCTGTTTGCCAAGATGATGCAGCCTATGCCTCCTATGGTTAAAAAAGGTACTGACCTGGCATTTACCGTAAAAGTACTGAATATCCAGACTTCCGAAGAATTCCAGAAAGATCAGGCCGAGCAGGGAGCTGCCCAGAAAGGTATCGATGCCAAAACCATCGATAAGTACATCGCTGACAACAGTCTTCAGGGCAAAGCGCAGAAAACAGATTCGGGCCTGGCTTACGTGGTGCTGTCGCCCGGCTCGGGCCCTACCCCTAAGCAGGGTGATGTGGTGAAAGTCCACTACACCGGCAAACTGCTCGATGGTAAGGTTTTCGATAGTTCTATCAATAATCCACAGACCCAGGGCCAGCCCATTGATTTCCGGGTAGGGGTAGGTATGGTGATTCCCGGCTGGGAAGAAGGCATCATGTCCATGAAGAAAGGCGAAAAGCGCATGTTGATTATTCCCTCGGGCTTGGCGTACGGAACCGAAGGGTCAGGGCCTATTCCTCCCAATTCCGTGCTGCTTTTCGACGTAGAATTAATTGATTTTTCCACTCCGGCTCCGGGTGATAACTCGGGCATGCCGCAACAACCGGGTGGCCTGCAATAG